The following coding sequences lie in one Arachis ipaensis cultivar K30076 chromosome B03, Araip1.1, whole genome shotgun sequence genomic window:
- the LOC107634780 gene encoding protein PHYTOCHROME KINASE SUBSTRATE 1-like, which produces MVSTISSTSKTTLYNTKLQNFNSDDAIFSPHLNKNQGTSQKLSPYIRRDSFQHHHGEKKKEEDGEIGVFGAEKYFNEGEVDSSSVASSSIATSKYLHQHKDHHQIAQESYGTPSIRSESTCNSQSALLHSAMMMRNSQRNNKNKNMNNNNNNKALAKSFLAGIGIKCSCSDKNSVEINDHAGEISFSKTAIYDVYLGKTVPRKILNSGADSDTHSPKISKPVEKFIGVGLNKDFPFSPVSSSSGLGNHFVKMQIQSSQAQEEGKEEEEEEEEPRKSLAVFGSPILSHKSKSSSFDKKLRIPKRMEDIIDHHKHNHLGANSGSNFNDAASDASSDLFEIESIKGNNSFLARQATSRCGSPTGYAPSEASIEWSVVTASAAVMSDCDEQMSEVTVRSPIRVPVAASSSQRRRSHGMLLGGCKSHKAVRVAGDAFITYEKPNSPQSRHHRISNSSSHSQLARFQKESSKVARHAYAATPPSQLLYK; this is translated from the coding sequence ATGGTTAGTACCATATCATCCACTTCTAAGACCACCCTCTATAATACTAAGTTGCAAAACTTCAACTCTGATGATGCAATtttctctccacacttaaacaagaACCAAGGAACAAGCCAAAAACTTAGTCCCTATATCAGAAGGGATTCATTTCAGCACCACCATGgtgaaaagaagaaggaggaagacgGCGAAATCGGAGTATTCGGTGCAGAAAAATACTTCAATGAAGGTGAGGTTGATTCCTCATCAGTAGCTTCTTCAAGCATAGCTACTTCAAAGTACTTGCACCAACACAAAGATCACCATCAAATAGCTCAAGAATCTTATGGAACTCCGAGTATTCGCTCTGAATCAACATGTAACAGCCAAAGTGCACTCTTACACAGTGCTATGATGATGAGGAACTCTCAAAGgaacaacaagaacaagaacatgaacaacaacaacaacaacaaggcaCTGGCAAAGAGTTTTCTTGCTGGTATTGGCATCAAATGTTCTTGTTCCGACAAGAATTCTGTTGAGATCAATGATCATGCAGGCGAAATCAGCTTCAGCAAAACCGCTATCTATGATGTTTATCTTGGAAAAACAGTACCAAGAAAGATCTTAAATTCTGGTGCAGATTCTGATACTCATTCACCTAAAATCTCAAAGCCAGTTGAGAAGTTCATTGGTGTTGGATTGAACAAAGATTTCCCATTTTCACCTGTGAGTTCTTCTTCTGGTTTGGGAAATCATTTTGTGAAAATGCAAATCCAATCATCACAAGcacaagaagaaggaaaagaagaagaagaagaagaagaggagccAAGAAAATCACTTGCAGTGTTTGGTTCTCCAATTCTGAGTCACAAGAGCAAGTCCTCAAGCTTTGACAAAAAACTAAGAATCCCAAAAAGAATGGAAGATATTATTGATCATCACAAGCATAATCATTTGGGTGCTAATTCAGGTTCAAACTTCAATGATGCTGCAAGCGATGCAAGCTCAGATCTGTTCGAGATTGAAAGCATCAAAGGCAATAATTCATTTCTTGCAAGACAAGCAACATCAAGGTGTGGAAGCCCCACAGGCTATGCACCAAGTGAAGCAAGCATAGAATGGAGTGTGGTCACTGCAAGCGCCGCCGTGATGTCGGATTGCGACGAGCAGATGTCTGAGGTAACTGTAAGGAGTCCAATAAGAGTGCCGGTGGCAGCATCATCTTCACAGAGGCGGCGCAGCCACGGCATGCTTTTGGGTGGCTGCAAGAGCCATAAAGCAGTTAGAGTTGCCGGTGATGCTTTCATAACATATGAGAAGCCAAATAGTCCACAAAGTCGCCACCATAGAATCAGTAATAGCTCCTCTCACTCTCAGCTTGCAAGGTTTCAAAAAGAGTCATCAAAGGTTGCAAGGCATGCATATGCTGCAACTCCACCCTCACAACTACTATACAAATAG
- the LOC107634779 gene encoding putative NAC domain-containing protein 94 isoform X2 yields MEGEKLDEIMLPGFRFHPTDEELVGFYLKRKIQQMPLSIELIKQLDIYKYDPWDLPMAGTGEKEWYFYCPRDRKYRNSARPNRVTGAGFWKATGTDRPIYSSEGSKCIGLKKSLVFYKGRAAKGVKTDWMMHEFRLPSLADSSSDKTTIPPNDSWAICRIFKKTNATAQRALSHSWVSTLPETPTTTTNDTDHIFHFCSSNMPTMMAKKTSFMTQFCTNYTSDTQIQDVASSYKPPFININPLLYKHFDHHHHQLPPIISNGDLISNDCLIPSSTTTPLETSSNSAKPTMDFSSLLLNMSSSVLGDFAGKTSSSSSSQEGTAATATTITSSFGGGMQEHYPTIPLLRQMHQGNNNNNIGINNNNVSAGGEEQELEKVGSIVGFPFMNIGDAWKSNMLWDTSCPL; encoded by the exons ATGGAAGGTGAGAAGCTTGATGAGATCATGTTACCAGGTTTCAGGTTCCACCCAACTGATGAGGAGCTTGTGGGGTTCTACCTTAAGAGAAAGATTCAGCAAATGCCTCTGTCCATTGAGCTCATCAAGCAACTTGATATCTATAAATATGATCCTTGGGATCTTCCAA TGGCAGGTACAGGAGAGAAAGAGTGGTATTTCTACTGTCCAAGAGACAGAAAATACAGGAACAGTGCAAGGCCAAATAGGGTAACTGGAGCTGGGTTCTGGAAAGCCACAGGGACTGACAGGCCTATATACTCCTCAGAGGGTTCAAAGTGCATTGGACTCAAGAAATCTTTGGTCTTCTACAAAGGCAGAGCTGCCAAAGGTGTTAAAACTGATTGGATGATGCATGAGTTTAGGCTCCCTTCTCTTGCTGACTCTTCATCCGACAAGACCACTATTCCTCCTAAT GACTCTTGGGCAATCTGCAGAATATTCAAGAAAACAAATGCTACAGCTCAAAGAGCACTCTCTCACTCTTGGGTTTCTACCTTACCTGAAACACCAACCACCACTACCAATGATACAGATCACATATTCCACTTTTGTTCATCCAACATGCCAACAATGATGGCAAAGAAAACTAGCTTCATGACCCAGTTTTGCACTAACTACACTAGTGACACACAAATCCAAGATGTTGCATCATCTTATAAACCACCCTTCATTAATATTAATCCATTGCTTTACAAACACtttgatcatcatcatcatcagttaCCACCCATTATTTCAAATGGAGATCTTATAAGCAACGACTGTTTAATACCCTCTTCTACTACTACTCCACTTGAAACATCCTCTAATAGTGCAAAACCTACTATGGATTTTTCTTCATTGTTGCTGAACATGTCATCTTCTGTTCTTGGAGATTTTGCTGGAAAGACATCATCGTCGTCCTCATCCCAAGAGGGTACAgcagcaacagcaacaacaatcaCAAGTAGCTTCGGTGGTGGAATGCAGGAGCACTACCCAACAATACCATTACTGCGTCAGATGCATCaagggaacaacaacaacaacattggcatcaacaacaacaacgtGTCTGCTGGCGGTGAAGAACAAGAGTTGGAGAAAGTTGGATCCATTGTTGGGTTCCCATTCATGAACATTGGGGATGCATGGAAGTCAAATATGCTTTGGGATACTTCTTGTCCCTTGTGA
- the LOC107631875 gene encoding probable methyltransferase PMT2 produces the protein MAKPSSADGRTRSTVQIFIVVGLCCFFYILGAWQRSGFGKGDSIALQITKSNTECEIVPNLSFDSHHSGEVSKLDEADSKPKVFQPCKAKYTDYTPCQDQRRAMTFPRENMIYRERHCPREEEKLHCLIPAPKGYVTPFPWPKSRDYVPYANAPYKSLTVEKAIQNWIQYEGNVFRFPGGGTQFPQGADKYIDQLASVIPIANGTVRTALDTGCGVASWGAYLWSRNVIAMSFAPRDSHEAQVQFALERGVPAVIGVLGTIKLPYPSRAFDMAHCSRCLIPWGANGGIYMMEVDRVLRPGGYWVLSGPPINYRVNYKAWQRPKEDLEDEQNKIEEIAKKLCWVKRSERAEIAVWQKTMDSESCRRKQEDAGVNFCESSDADDVWYKKMEACVTPSPKVSAGDLKPFPSRLYAIPPRIASGLVPGVSSETYQDDNQKWKKHVNAYKKINRLLDTGRYRNIMDMNAGLGSFAAAIQSPKLWVMNVVPTTAEKSTLGVIYERGLIGIYHDWCEAFSTYPRTYDLIHANGLFSLYKDKCNAEDILLEMDRILRPEGAVIFRDEVDTLIKVKKIVAGMRWDTKMVDHEDGPLVPEKILIAVKQYWVVDGNSTSTQ, from the exons ATGGCGAAACCAAGTTCAGCTGATGGCAGGACTAGAAGCACTGTGCAGATCTTTATAGTAGTTGGTCTCTGCTGTTTCTTCTATATATTGGGCGCGTGGCAGAGAAGCGGTTTTGGAAAGGGCGATAGCATAGCATTGCAGATTACCAAGAGTAATACAGAATGTGAGATAGTACCAAATTTAAGTTTTGACTCCCACCATAGTGGAGAAGTTAGCAAACTTGATGAAGCTGATTCGAAACCTAAGGTGTTTCAACCATGCAAAGCAAAATATACTGATTATACCCCCTGCCAAGATCAACGGCGAGCGATGACCTTCCCTAGAGAGAACATGATCTATCGAGAGAGACATTGCCCACGTGAAGAAGAGAAGCTGCATTGTTTGATTCCAGCACCCAAGGGGTATGTTACCCCGTTTCCATGGCCAAAGAGTCGTGATTATGTTCCATATGCAAATGCTCCCTACAAGAGTCTTACAGTTGAGAAGGCTATTCAGAATTGGATCCAATATGAGGGAAATGTGTTCAGATTCCCTGGTGGTGGAACCCAGTTTCCCCAAGGCGCTGATAAATATATTGATCAACTTGCATCTGTGATACCTATAGCTAATGGGACAGTGAGGACTGCGCTAGATACTGGTTGTGGG GTTGCAAGTTGGGGTGCGTATCTTTGGAGCAGAAATGTTATTGCCATGTCATTTGCACCAAGGGATTCTCATGAAGCACAAGTTCAATTTGCTCTTGAAAGGGGTGTACCTGCTGTAATTGGTGTTTTGGGAACCATAAAGTTGCCTTATCCATCTCGAGCCTTTGACATGGCTCACTGTTCTCGCTGTTTGATTCCTTGGGGAGCAAATG GTGGAATATATATGATGGAAGTTGATCGAGTCCTAAGGCCTGGCGGTTACTGGGTGCTTTCGGGCCCTCCAATCAATTACAGGGTTAATTACAAAGCCTGGCAGAGACCAAAGGAGGACCTTGAGGATGAACAAAACAAGATTGAAGAGATTGCTAAGAAACTTTGCTGGGTGAAGAGGTCTGAGAGGGCTGAGATTGCTGTTTGGCAAAAGACTATGGATTCTGAGTCATGTCGACGCAAACAAGAAGATGCTGGTGTAAATTTTTGTGAATCTTCAGATGCTGATGATGTCTG GTACAAGAAAATGGAGGCCTGCGTTACCCCAAGTCCTAAAGTTTCAGCTGGAGATCTTAAACCATTTCCGAGCAGGTTATATGCCATTCCCCCTAGAATTGCTAGTGGCTTGGTACCTGGAGTTTCTTCTGAGACATACCAAGATGATAACCAAAAGTGGAAAAAACATGTAAATGCCTACAAGAAAATTAATAGACTGTTGGATACCGGAAGATATCGAAACATTATGGATATGAATGCTGGGTTGGGTAGTTTTGCTGCAGCTATTCAATCTCCCAAGTTATGGGTCATGAACGTTGTGCCTACCACAGCTGAGAAAAGTACCCTGGGGGTCATATATGAGCGCGGCTTGATTGGCATTTATCATGATTG GTGTGAAGCCTTTTCAACATATCCAAGGACATATGATCTCATTCATGCCAATGGCCTCTTTAGTCTGTACAAGGATAA ATGTAATGCAGAAGACATTCTTCTGGAGATGGACCGGATCTTGCGGCCGGAAGGCGCCGTCATATTCCGCGATGAAGTCGATACCTTAATAAAGGTAAAGAAAATAGTTGCAGGAATGAGATGGGATACCAAAATGGTTGACCATGAAGATGGACCTCTTGTTCCTGAGAAGATACTAATTGCTGTAAAGCAGTATTGGGTTGTTGATGGAAATTCCACTTCTACACAATAA
- the LOC107634779 gene encoding protein FEZ-like isoform X4: MPLSIELIKQLDIYKYDPWDLPKVAGTGEKEWYFYCPRDRKYRNSARPNRVTGAGFWKATGTDRPIYSSEGSKCIGLKKSLVFYKGRAAKGVKTDWMMHEFRLPSLADSSSDKTTIPPNDSWAICRIFKKTNATAQRALSHSWVSTLPETPTTTTNDTDHIFHFCSSNMPTMMAKKTSFMTQFCTNYTSDTQIQDVASSYKPPFININPLLYKHFDHHHHQLPPIISNGDLISNDCLIPSSTTTPLETSSNSAKPTMDFSSLLLNMSSSVLGDFAGKTSSSSSSQEGTAATATTITSSFGGGMQEHYPTIPLLRQMHQGNNNNNIGINNNNVSAGGEEQELEKVGSIVGFPFMNIGDAWKSNMLWDTSCPL; the protein is encoded by the exons ATGCCTCTGTCCATTGAGCTCATCAAGCAACTTGATATCTATAAATATGATCCTTGGGATCTTCCAA AAGTGGCAGGTACAGGAGAGAAAGAGTGGTATTTCTACTGTCCAAGAGACAGAAAATACAGGAACAGTGCAAGGCCAAATAGGGTAACTGGAGCTGGGTTCTGGAAAGCCACAGGGACTGACAGGCCTATATACTCCTCAGAGGGTTCAAAGTGCATTGGACTCAAGAAATCTTTGGTCTTCTACAAAGGCAGAGCTGCCAAAGGTGTTAAAACTGATTGGATGATGCATGAGTTTAGGCTCCCTTCTCTTGCTGACTCTTCATCCGACAAGACCACTATTCCTCCTAAT GACTCTTGGGCAATCTGCAGAATATTCAAGAAAACAAATGCTACAGCTCAAAGAGCACTCTCTCACTCTTGGGTTTCTACCTTACCTGAAACACCAACCACCACTACCAATGATACAGATCACATATTCCACTTTTGTTCATCCAACATGCCAACAATGATGGCAAAGAAAACTAGCTTCATGACCCAGTTTTGCACTAACTACACTAGTGACACACAAATCCAAGATGTTGCATCATCTTATAAACCACCCTTCATTAATATTAATCCATTGCTTTACAAACACtttgatcatcatcatcatcagttaCCACCCATTATTTCAAATGGAGATCTTATAAGCAACGACTGTTTAATACCCTCTTCTACTACTACTCCACTTGAAACATCCTCTAATAGTGCAAAACCTACTATGGATTTTTCTTCATTGTTGCTGAACATGTCATCTTCTGTTCTTGGAGATTTTGCTGGAAAGACATCATCGTCGTCCTCATCCCAAGAGGGTACAgcagcaacagcaacaacaatcaCAAGTAGCTTCGGTGGTGGAATGCAGGAGCACTACCCAACAATACCATTACTGCGTCAGATGCATCaagggaacaacaacaacaacattggcatcaacaacaacaacgtGTCTGCTGGCGGTGAAGAACAAGAGTTGGAGAAAGTTGGATCCATTGTTGGGTTCCCATTCATGAACATTGGGGATGCATGGAAGTCAAATATGCTTTGGGATACTTCTTGTCCCTTGTGA
- the LOC107634779 gene encoding putative NAC domain-containing protein 94 isoform X3: protein MEGEKLDEIMLPGFRFHPTDEELVGFYLKRKIQQMPLSIELIKQLDIYKYDPWDLPKVAGTGEKEWYFYCPRDRKYRNSARPNRVTGAGFWKATGTDRPIYSSEGSKCIGLKKSLVFYKGRAAKGVKTDWMMHEFRLPSLADSSSDKTTIPPNDSWAICRIFKKTNATAQRALSHSWVSTLPETPTTTTNDTDHIFHFCSSNMPTMMAKKTSFMTQFCTNYTSDTQIQDVASSYKPPFININPLLYKHFDHHHHQLPPIISNGDLISNDCLIPSSTTTPLETSSNSAKPTMDFSSLLLNMSSSVLGDFAGKTSSSSSSQEGTAATATTITSSFGGGMQEHYPTIPLLRQMHQGNNNNNIGINNNNVSAGGEEQELEKVGSIAPDFLWLVPFMQRIYQKSQQ from the exons ATGGAAGGTGAGAAGCTTGATGAGATCATGTTACCAGGTTTCAGGTTCCACCCAACTGATGAGGAGCTTGTGGGGTTCTACCTTAAGAGAAAGATTCAGCAAATGCCTCTGTCCATTGAGCTCATCAAGCAACTTGATATCTATAAATATGATCCTTGGGATCTTCCAA AAGTGGCAGGTACAGGAGAGAAAGAGTGGTATTTCTACTGTCCAAGAGACAGAAAATACAGGAACAGTGCAAGGCCAAATAGGGTAACTGGAGCTGGGTTCTGGAAAGCCACAGGGACTGACAGGCCTATATACTCCTCAGAGGGTTCAAAGTGCATTGGACTCAAGAAATCTTTGGTCTTCTACAAAGGCAGAGCTGCCAAAGGTGTTAAAACTGATTGGATGATGCATGAGTTTAGGCTCCCTTCTCTTGCTGACTCTTCATCCGACAAGACCACTATTCCTCCTAAT GACTCTTGGGCAATCTGCAGAATATTCAAGAAAACAAATGCTACAGCTCAAAGAGCACTCTCTCACTCTTGGGTTTCTACCTTACCTGAAACACCAACCACCACTACCAATGATACAGATCACATATTCCACTTTTGTTCATCCAACATGCCAACAATGATGGCAAAGAAAACTAGCTTCATGACCCAGTTTTGCACTAACTACACTAGTGACACACAAATCCAAGATGTTGCATCATCTTATAAACCACCCTTCATTAATATTAATCCATTGCTTTACAAACACtttgatcatcatcatcatcagttaCCACCCATTATTTCAAATGGAGATCTTATAAGCAACGACTGTTTAATACCCTCTTCTACTACTACTCCACTTGAAACATCCTCTAATAGTGCAAAACCTACTATGGATTTTTCTTCATTGTTGCTGAACATGTCATCTTCTGTTCTTGGAGATTTTGCTGGAAAGACATCATCGTCGTCCTCATCCCAAGAGGGTACAgcagcaacagcaacaacaatcaCAAGTAGCTTCGGTGGTGGAATGCAGGAGCACTACCCAACAATACCATTACTGCGTCAGATGCATCaagggaacaacaacaacaacattggcatcaacaacaacaacgtGTCTGCTGGCGGTGAAGAACAAGAGTTGGAGAAAGTTGGATCCATT GCACCAG ATTTTTTATGGCTTGTGCCCTTCATGCAAAGAATTTATCAGAAGTCACAACAATGA
- the LOC110270411 gene encoding putative disease resistance protein At4g11170, with the protein MLLLHGAWMHRNDAEFIEEIVKRVLQRLNQAYQCDPKEFVGIHEPIAELESILCRESKAVLVIGFWGMGGIGKTTLASKIFSMNFKVYIFLENVRERVQRYGMTHLKKELLSKLLEEKHDGITNFAKRRLSRKGILLVLDDVNDPDQLQDLCGRGFE; encoded by the coding sequence ATGCTTCTTCTACATGGTGCTTGGATGCACAGGAATGATGCTGAATTCATTGAAGAAATTGTGAAACGTGTGTTGCAAAGGTTGAACCAAGCATACCAATGTGATCCAAAAGAATttgttggaattcatgaaccaaTTGCAGAGCTAGAATCAATATTATGCAGGGAATCGAAAGCTGTTCTTGTTATCGGATTTTGGGGCATGGGAGGTATTGGTAAAACAACTCTTGCAAGTAAGATTTTCAGCATGAATTTCAAGGTATATATTTTTTTGGAGAATGTAAGGGAGAGAGTTCAGAGATATGGCATGACTCATTTgaagaaagagcttctttctaaACTACTAGAGGAAAAACATGATGGAATAACCAATTTTGCCAAACGAAGACTTAGTCGAAAGGGAATTCTTCTTGTTCTTGATGATGTCAATGATCCAGACCAATTGCAAGATTTATGTGGGAGAGGATTTGAGTAA
- the LOC107634779 gene encoding putative NAC domain-containing protein 94 isoform X1, whose amino-acid sequence MEGEKLDEIMLPGFRFHPTDEELVGFYLKRKIQQMPLSIELIKQLDIYKYDPWDLPKVAGTGEKEWYFYCPRDRKYRNSARPNRVTGAGFWKATGTDRPIYSSEGSKCIGLKKSLVFYKGRAAKGVKTDWMMHEFRLPSLADSSSDKTTIPPNDSWAICRIFKKTNATAQRALSHSWVSTLPETPTTTTNDTDHIFHFCSSNMPTMMAKKTSFMTQFCTNYTSDTQIQDVASSYKPPFININPLLYKHFDHHHHQLPPIISNGDLISNDCLIPSSTTTPLETSSNSAKPTMDFSSLLLNMSSSVLGDFAGKTSSSSSSQEGTAATATTITSSFGGGMQEHYPTIPLLRQMHQGNNNNNIGINNNNVSAGGEEQELEKVGSIVGFPFMNIGDAWKSNMLWDTSCPL is encoded by the exons ATGGAAGGTGAGAAGCTTGATGAGATCATGTTACCAGGTTTCAGGTTCCACCCAACTGATGAGGAGCTTGTGGGGTTCTACCTTAAGAGAAAGATTCAGCAAATGCCTCTGTCCATTGAGCTCATCAAGCAACTTGATATCTATAAATATGATCCTTGGGATCTTCCAA AAGTGGCAGGTACAGGAGAGAAAGAGTGGTATTTCTACTGTCCAAGAGACAGAAAATACAGGAACAGTGCAAGGCCAAATAGGGTAACTGGAGCTGGGTTCTGGAAAGCCACAGGGACTGACAGGCCTATATACTCCTCAGAGGGTTCAAAGTGCATTGGACTCAAGAAATCTTTGGTCTTCTACAAAGGCAGAGCTGCCAAAGGTGTTAAAACTGATTGGATGATGCATGAGTTTAGGCTCCCTTCTCTTGCTGACTCTTCATCCGACAAGACCACTATTCCTCCTAAT GACTCTTGGGCAATCTGCAGAATATTCAAGAAAACAAATGCTACAGCTCAAAGAGCACTCTCTCACTCTTGGGTTTCTACCTTACCTGAAACACCAACCACCACTACCAATGATACAGATCACATATTCCACTTTTGTTCATCCAACATGCCAACAATGATGGCAAAGAAAACTAGCTTCATGACCCAGTTTTGCACTAACTACACTAGTGACACACAAATCCAAGATGTTGCATCATCTTATAAACCACCCTTCATTAATATTAATCCATTGCTTTACAAACACtttgatcatcatcatcatcagttaCCACCCATTATTTCAAATGGAGATCTTATAAGCAACGACTGTTTAATACCCTCTTCTACTACTACTCCACTTGAAACATCCTCTAATAGTGCAAAACCTACTATGGATTTTTCTTCATTGTTGCTGAACATGTCATCTTCTGTTCTTGGAGATTTTGCTGGAAAGACATCATCGTCGTCCTCATCCCAAGAGGGTACAgcagcaacagcaacaacaatcaCAAGTAGCTTCGGTGGTGGAATGCAGGAGCACTACCCAACAATACCATTACTGCGTCAGATGCATCaagggaacaacaacaacaacattggcatcaacaacaacaacgtGTCTGCTGGCGGTGAAGAACAAGAGTTGGAGAAAGTTGGATCCATTGTTGGGTTCCCATTCATGAACATTGGGGATGCATGGAAGTCAAATATGCTTTGGGATACTTCTTGTCCCTTGTGA